In a single window of the Tellurirhabdus bombi genome:
- a CDS encoding chemotaxis protein CheB, which produces MEKPGVIIIGGSAGSLSPLTTILKAFPDHYCFSIIIVLHRMKNVVSEMDRILSMSRKGMKISEPDDKSPIREGCVYLAPQNYHLLIEEDRTFSLDYSELINYSRPSIDLTFECVANVYGKNAVAILLSGANNDGTAGMKHIIDKGGTALVQHPDSAEYATMPRAAMEKNAAAKVLRPEEIVDFLKTIPH; this is translated from the coding sequence ATGGAAAAACCCGGAGTTATTATCATAGGCGGGTCGGCGGGGAGTTTGTCGCCGTTAACCACCATCCTGAAAGCCTTTCCAGATCATTACTGCTTTTCCATCATTATCGTGCTGCATCGCATGAAAAATGTGGTCAGCGAGATGGATCGGATTTTATCCATGAGCCGTAAAGGCATGAAAATAAGCGAACCCGATGATAAATCGCCCATCAGGGAAGGGTGCGTCTACCTGGCTCCGCAGAATTACCATTTGCTGATTGAAGAAGACCGGACCTTTAGTCTGGATTATTCCGAACTCATTAATTACAGCCGGCCTTCAATTGACCTGACGTTTGAATGCGTTGCTAACGTATACGGGAAAAATGCCGTAGCGATCCTGCTGAGTGGGGCCAATAATGACGGCACCGCCGGGATGAAGCACATTATTGATAAAGGCGGCACCGCCCTTGTGCAGCACCCCGATTCGGCGGAGTATGCGACCATGCCCCGGGCCGCTATGGAGAAGAACGCCGCGGCCAAGGTTTTAAGGCCGGAAGAAATCGTCGATTTTTTGAAAACCATACCTCACTAA
- a CDS encoding CheR family methyltransferase, producing the protein MGEREDITNEELDEVLDVIRLTYGYDFSNYARTSIKRRVMRCMDVAKVKSVYDLKYLLMNEKEFFEWFLQTLTVNVTEMFRDPQFYRALSEKVLPKLASYPIIKIWHAGCSTGEEVFSMAILLHEAGLLERTRIYATDINPANLEKARTGIISVQNMRDYTSNYIQSGGKQDFSDYYTARYDNALINKELRKNIVFSQHNLVTDQVFNEFQLVCCRNVLIYFNRVLQNEVFKLFYDSLSPLGYLAIGMKESLLFTDVRNELDVISSTAKIYRRKR; encoded by the coding sequence ATGGGAGAGCGCGAAGATATCACGAATGAAGAGTTGGATGAGGTGTTGGACGTAATTCGCTTGACGTATGGCTATGATTTTAGTAATTATGCCCGCACCTCAATCAAGCGGCGTGTTATGCGCTGCATGGATGTAGCCAAGGTCAAATCGGTCTATGACCTGAAGTACCTTTTAATGAACGAAAAGGAATTTTTTGAATGGTTTCTGCAAACATTGACCGTCAACGTGACGGAGATGTTTCGGGATCCGCAGTTTTACCGGGCATTGAGCGAAAAAGTATTACCCAAACTGGCTTCGTACCCCATCATTAAAATCTGGCATGCGGGCTGCTCCACGGGCGAAGAAGTGTTTTCGATGGCCATTCTGCTGCACGAAGCAGGCCTGCTGGAACGAACCCGAATTTACGCCACTGACATAAATCCGGCCAATCTGGAAAAGGCCAGAACCGGGATTATATCGGTGCAGAACATGCGGGATTATACGTCGAACTACATTCAATCGGGGGGGAAACAGGATTTTTCAGATTATTATACTGCCCGTTACGATAACGCACTTATTAATAAAGAGTTACGTAAGAATATTGTGTTTTCGCAGCATAATTTGGTCACGGACCAGGTATTCAATGAATTTCAGTTGGTTTGTTGCCGCAACGTGCTGATTTACTTTAACCGGGTTTTACAGAACGAGGTATTTAAGCTTTTCTACGACAGCTTATCGCCCCTGGGCTATCTGGCCATCGGCATGAAAGAGTCGCTGCTTTTTACGGATGTGCGCAACGAATTGGATGTGATTAGTTCAACCGCCAAAATTTACCGGCGTAAACGATAG
- a CDS encoding response regulator, with product MKMSLTRKITFGVGTALLLIIGSAGLSYYMFRQQAVIEYWVRHTYEVLNQAETIQKMLVDMETGRRGFRSTNEKRFLQPYYEGIEKIHPAIEGLKKLTQDNVRQTQKAEFIEKNINDLLIYWRSLGEDASKYSKADIVRVMDEEKRRMDIIRNSLDAFVQVERIALEDRQKENERAIQRAMFVLALTIILVLLLAFVLTRIIFGELNNRNRAEDLLKENLDELDQINRSANEKNWLLTGISSINDAIQGVDELAVLSRTTLEAILQYTGLPAGLLYCYDEEGHLLKKQASIGASDLAPETFRIDEGLVGRAAAGRTLLAIKNIPSDYWTIQSGAGKSVPKEVILVPLWHNKTLKGVIELASFEVDGTAIQDLDLLKNVANNIAVAINSVESHERVMRLLVQVQDQRETLENQQEELRQSNDELTRQAEILQASEEELKVQEEELRQINAELEEKNEAVEMARQELDLKAQELEVTSKYKSEFLANMSHELRTPLNSVLILAKLLSENKAANLTAKQVEYATIIHKSGSNLLELINDILDLSKIEAGKIDFTFENIPVNAVANNMEQLFRVLAEEKSVQFVTNMNSMGAVELHTDRLRLEQIIRNLLSNAFKFTPKGGTVTLDFQAVPKNLPFTSNQLLNAENVLAISVKDTGIGISPDKQRLIFEAFQQADGSVSRKYGGTGLGLSISKELAKKLNGELQVQSEEGEGSTFTLYVPIHSTMVDVPRVVETPVITQTLSQPVVEQTTLADDRQNLQKGDKTLLIIEDDPLFAGIVRDFARTKGYKTILAIQGDEGLYCARKYQPSAIILDMQLPVIDGWNLLKILKSDPDLKNIPVHIMSADEPQGALGGALAFVRKPLAVEDLEKAFSLLGGHLQTNVKRVLVLSGVYLKNQTLQRFIDERKFDMQCDYVASAAEAVSKLQQEKYDCIIADIGADLTAGTQDLQKVKEATKAAEVPIIIYLDKNLSTTDELQLKKISDVIIRESSLSKDRLMDELELFLYKVQEVQQQPFSKPVLSSLTNDKNLKGKKILLVDDDMRNVFALSTLLEEHEITVITAGDGKEALEQLDEQTGIDLVLMDIMMPEMDGYEATRRIRANSRFHSLPVIALTAKAMTGDREKCIEAGASDYITKPIDSSRLLSLLRVWLSK from the coding sequence ATGAAAATGTCGCTGACACGAAAAATTACCTTTGGCGTTGGAACTGCTTTGTTGTTAATCATTGGTAGCGCAGGATTGTCCTACTATATGTTTCGGCAGCAGGCCGTCATTGAATACTGGGTTCGGCACACATATGAAGTGCTAAACCAGGCTGAAACCATTCAAAAAATGCTGGTCGATATGGAAACCGGTCGGCGTGGCTTCCGAAGTACCAACGAAAAGCGATTTCTCCAGCCTTACTACGAAGGAATCGAAAAAATACATCCCGCCATTGAGGGATTGAAGAAGCTGACGCAGGACAATGTCAGACAGACGCAGAAAGCAGAATTTATCGAAAAAAACATCAATGACCTGCTTATTTACTGGCGTTCGCTCGGTGAAGATGCCAGCAAATATTCCAAAGCGGACATCGTTCGGGTGATGGACGAAGAAAAAAGGCGAATGGATATTATTCGCAATAGCTTGGACGCATTCGTGCAAGTGGAGCGGATTGCTCTGGAGGATCGTCAAAAAGAGAATGAACGAGCCATCCAGCGCGCTATGTTTGTTCTGGCATTAACCATCATTCTGGTTCTGTTGCTGGCCTTTGTGCTAACGCGAATCATTTTTGGGGAACTCAATAACCGGAACCGGGCCGAAGACTTACTTAAAGAAAACCTGGATGAGCTAGACCAGATTAACCGAAGTGCCAACGAAAAAAATTGGCTGCTAACGGGAATTTCGAGCATCAATGATGCCATTCAGGGAGTTGATGAGCTGGCCGTTCTTTCCAGAACAACGCTGGAGGCCATTCTTCAGTATACGGGCTTGCCCGCTGGCTTGTTGTACTGCTACGATGAAGAGGGGCATCTTTTGAAAAAACAAGCCTCGATTGGCGCGTCGGACCTGGCCCCTGAAACCTTTCGAATCGATGAAGGGCTGGTAGGACGGGCCGCAGCGGGCCGTACGCTTCTCGCCATTAAAAATATTCCGTCTGATTACTGGACCATTCAGTCGGGAGCAGGAAAATCCGTTCCCAAAGAAGTGATTCTGGTGCCTCTATGGCATAATAAGACGTTGAAGGGCGTGATTGAATTGGCATCCTTCGAGGTCGATGGTACGGCCATACAAGATCTTGACCTTTTAAAAAATGTAGCCAATAATATCGCCGTCGCAATTAATTCGGTAGAATCCCACGAGCGGGTGATGCGCTTGCTGGTCCAAGTGCAAGACCAGCGGGAAACCCTTGAAAATCAGCAGGAAGAATTACGACAGAGCAACGACGAACTCACGCGCCAAGCCGAAATATTACAGGCTTCGGAGGAAGAATTAAAGGTGCAGGAAGAAGAATTGCGTCAAATCAACGCCGAATTAGAGGAAAAAAATGAGGCGGTTGAAATGGCTCGGCAAGAACTCGATCTGAAAGCGCAGGAACTGGAAGTGACGAGTAAATACAAGTCGGAATTTCTGGCTAATATGTCGCATGAATTGCGCACGCCGCTCAACAGTGTGCTGATTCTGGCTAAACTATTGTCTGAAAACAAAGCCGCTAACCTGACGGCCAAGCAGGTCGAATACGCTACCATCATTCATAAATCAGGCTCCAATCTGCTGGAACTCATCAACGACATTCTGGATTTGTCGAAGATTGAGGCGGGTAAAATCGATTTTACGTTTGAGAATATTCCGGTGAATGCGGTGGCTAATAATATGGAGCAACTGTTCCGGGTACTGGCCGAAGAAAAAAGCGTTCAGTTCGTAACGAACATGAACAGCATGGGGGCGGTCGAACTGCATACGGATCGTCTTCGCCTGGAGCAGATTATCCGCAACTTGCTGTCGAATGCGTTTAAGTTCACGCCGAAAGGGGGGACCGTAACACTGGATTTCCAGGCGGTTCCGAAAAACCTGCCGTTTACGAGTAACCAATTGCTAAACGCGGAGAACGTACTGGCTATTTCGGTGAAAGATACCGGAATTGGCATTTCCCCCGATAAGCAACGGCTCATTTTTGAAGCCTTTCAGCAGGCCGACGGTTCGGTAAGCCGGAAATACGGTGGTACCGGATTAGGCCTTTCGATTAGTAAAGAGCTGGCCAAGAAGCTGAACGGGGAATTACAGGTGCAGAGCGAAGAAGGGGAAGGAAGCACCTTTACGCTATACGTACCGATTCATTCGACCATGGTGGACGTGCCCAGGGTGGTTGAAACGCCGGTCATAACGCAGACCTTGAGTCAGCCCGTTGTTGAGCAGACTACCCTCGCCGACGATCGCCAAAATCTGCAAAAAGGTGACAAAACGCTCCTGATTATTGAAGATGATCCTCTTTTTGCGGGTATTGTGCGCGACTTTGCCCGTACGAAAGGGTACAAGACAATTCTCGCTATTCAGGGTGACGAAGGACTTTATTGTGCCCGAAAGTACCAGCCCTCGGCCATCATCCTGGACATGCAGTTGCCGGTTATTGATGGGTGGAATCTGCTGAAAATCCTGAAAAGTGATCCCGATCTAAAGAATATTCCGGTGCATATCATGTCCGCCGACGAGCCACAGGGCGCACTGGGCGGGGCGTTGGCGTTTGTCCGTAAGCCACTGGCGGTTGAAGATCTTGAAAAAGCCTTTTCTTTACTGGGCGGGCATTTGCAGACCAACGTCAAACGAGTGCTGGTGCTGTCGGGCGTTTACCTGAAAAACCAGACGTTGCAGCGGTTTATCGACGAGCGTAAATTTGACATGCAGTGCGATTACGTTGCTTCGGCAGCGGAGGCTGTCAGCAAGTTGCAACAGGAAAAGTATGACTGCATCATAGCCGATATTGGGGCAGACCTAACCGCCGGAACGCAGGATTTGCAGAAGGTAAAAGAGGCGACTAAGGCAGCCGAAGTTCCTATTATTATTTACCTGGATAAAAACCTGTCGACAACGGATGAGCTGCAACTGAAAAAGATTTCCGACGTCATTATCCGCGAATCGTCGCTTTCGAAAGACCGGTTGATGGATGAATTGGAATTGTTTTTGTATAAAGTACAGGAAGTGCAGCAGCAGCCTTTTTCGAAACCGGTTTTGAGCAGTCTGACAAACGACAAAAACCTCAAAGGCAAAAAAATCCTGCTGGTTGACGATGACATGCGCAATGTTTTTGCCCTTAGTACGCTGCTGGAAGAACACGAAATTACGGTTATTACGGCGGGTGATGGCAAAGAAGCGCTGGAACAACTGGACGAACAGACGGGTATTGATCTGGTATTGATGGACATTATGATGCCGGAAATGGATGGCTACGAAGCCACCCGGCGCATCCGGGCAAACTCGCGGTTTCATAGTCTGCCCGTCATTGCACTTACCGCCAAAGCCATGACCGGCGACCGGGAAAAATGCATCGAAGCCGGTGCATCTGATTACATTACGAAGCCCATCGACAGCAGTCGCCTGTTATCGTTGTTGCGTGTTTGGCTGTCAAAATAA
- a CDS encoding DUF3108 domain-containing protein: MWRYSLLFFSVLLAAGAKAQRIDTLHLNRQQFLVAALKPGTDQYLVYMKNPKTGQRKGLSLWTRETSYSVLGGKPVIVINQRWESSDSLANRKVYSINDQKTFRPIFHWAQHPKAGIEAYNFYEDKIAGADTVANNNRKDFLIRQAEPSLNWELDIETFRMLPYAANKQFAINFYHPGSKAAPQFYVYKVIGSETVKATDKHAIDCWLLRIDYQENSFATFWISKATKEMIRMEEVYNGLKRYKIKLSAGEPEMTALK, from the coding sequence ATGTGGAGATACAGCCTACTTTTTTTTTCGGTTCTGCTGGCAGCGGGTGCGAAGGCCCAGCGCATTGATACGCTGCATCTTAACCGACAGCAATTTCTAGTGGCAGCCTTAAAGCCGGGTACGGACCAGTATCTGGTTTACATGAAAAATCCCAAAACCGGTCAACGGAAAGGCTTGAGTTTGTGGACGCGGGAAACGTCGTATTCTGTTTTAGGTGGTAAACCCGTTATTGTTATCAACCAGCGTTGGGAAAGTTCGGACTCGCTGGCCAACCGCAAGGTGTATTCCATCAATGATCAGAAAACTTTTCGCCCGATTTTTCACTGGGCGCAACACCCAAAAGCTGGCATTGAAGCCTATAATTTTTACGAAGACAAAATAGCGGGTGCCGACACAGTAGCCAACAACAACCGCAAAGACTTTTTGATCAGGCAGGCTGAACCTTCGCTGAACTGGGAGCTGGATATCGAAACGTTTCGGATGTTGCCTTACGCTGCCAACAAGCAGTTTGCCATCAACTTCTACCACCCTGGAAGCAAAGCAGCTCCTCAATTCTACGTCTACAAAGTGATAGGGAGCGAAACCGTAAAAGCGACCGACAAACACGCCATTGACTGCTGGCTGCTGCGGATTGACTACCAGGAAAATTCGTTCGCCACGTTCTGGATTAGTAAAGCAACCAAAGAAATGATTCGCATGGAAGAAGTATACAACGGACTGAAACGATACAAGATAAAACTCTCTGCCGGGGAGCCCGAAATGACGGCTTTAAAATAA
- a CDS encoding S9 family peptidase — MKRLTLVLLFGTSLAFAQTKQKIVVSDLTRIKQLGGINIAPDGKRAAYTVTSVEASDEEKKEGSPEDYTYRTHIYLSDLQAGGQPKSLTRGSESARQPAWSPDGKSLAFARTIKGKSQIFILPFDGGEAWQLTNGKNGASSPQWSPDGKQILFSVSLSMSEVLKDSLLNPGKRTPAWSLEKPGFTTNDFIKPEKSVKPNPDGTLAEIRAYLAKDVEDKKAKVINRLNLQGEASTEPELNFNHLYITDVREGATAKPLTRGFYSFAAPVWLPDGKGILAVTARDTTNHPDRERDNSTIWLAADGSGKRITLLAEAGKGFFAPTVSPDGKQLALLTGESQGVGFGKLAIATLNGTTVSGLEIISFDRAAGSMKWVSAAGAKGKKAANWLYFTASSNGGVPLYRLDLATKQVTQLTDYDNGINDFDITGNKVVFARTEIANPSELYSATIGTDLLKSAVKLSNHNDWVASKMLSFPEKRTYKNSKGQTVEYWIMKPASIVAGQKYPLLLNMHGGPTAMWGPGEFSMWHEHQFFCSQGYGVVYANPRGSGGYGLTFQQANYQDWGTGPTEDVLAAATEAAKEAWVDTSRQVITGGSYAGYLTAWIVGHDNRFKAAFAQRGVYDLTTFLGEGNAWRLVPNYFGGYPWQKNIQEVMDANSPFTFVENIRTPLLIKHGENDLRTGVIQSEMMYKSLKILGRDVEYVRMPGGTHELSRTGNPRQRIDRMLRIYEFFERYIGAKTK; from the coding sequence ATGAAACGACTTACACTTGTACTTCTCTTCGGGACAAGCTTGGCGTTTGCCCAGACAAAACAAAAGATTGTAGTTTCCGATCTGACTCGCATCAAACAACTTGGTGGAATCAACATCGCGCCGGACGGCAAACGGGCGGCCTACACAGTTACGAGTGTTGAAGCCAGCGACGAAGAGAAAAAAGAAGGCAGCCCCGAGGATTATACGTATCGAACGCACATCTATTTGAGTGATCTGCAAGCGGGTGGCCAGCCCAAATCCCTCACGCGCGGCTCCGAAAGCGCCCGGCAGCCCGCCTGGTCGCCGGACGGTAAATCGTTAGCGTTTGCCCGTACTATAAAAGGCAAATCCCAGATTTTTATTTTGCCCTTCGACGGGGGCGAAGCCTGGCAATTAACCAACGGTAAGAACGGTGCTTCAAGCCCCCAGTGGTCGCCGGATGGCAAGCAGATTCTGTTTTCGGTAAGCCTTTCGATGAGCGAAGTCCTGAAAGATTCGCTCTTAAATCCTGGAAAAAGAACGCCGGCCTGGTCGCTCGAGAAACCAGGTTTTACTACGAACGATTTTATAAAGCCAGAGAAGTCGGTTAAACCAAATCCAGACGGAACGCTGGCCGAAATTCGGGCGTATCTGGCCAAAGACGTGGAGGACAAAAAGGCCAAAGTGATCAACCGCCTGAACCTGCAAGGCGAAGCATCCACCGAGCCAGAATTGAATTTCAATCACTTATACATTACTGATGTCCGCGAAGGCGCAACCGCAAAGCCACTAACGCGCGGTTTCTATTCATTTGCGGCTCCGGTCTGGCTACCCGATGGTAAAGGGATTCTGGCGGTTACGGCGCGGGACACCACCAACCACCCGGACCGCGAACGGGATAATTCAACCATCTGGCTGGCGGCGGACGGTTCCGGCAAGCGGATTACGTTGCTGGCCGAAGCGGGTAAAGGCTTCTTTGCGCCTACGGTTTCGCCGGATGGAAAACAATTAGCTCTGTTGACGGGTGAGTCCCAGGGAGTTGGTTTTGGGAAATTGGCCATTGCCACGCTCAACGGTACTACTGTTTCGGGACTGGAAATCATCTCGTTTGATCGGGCGGCAGGAAGCATGAAATGGGTAAGTGCAGCGGGAGCGAAAGGGAAAAAAGCGGCCAACTGGCTTTATTTCACCGCTTCGTCAAATGGCGGCGTGCCTCTCTACCGGCTCGATCTGGCGACTAAACAGGTGACGCAGTTGACCGACTATGACAACGGAATTAACGATTTTGATATTACCGGTAATAAAGTGGTTTTTGCCCGGACCGAAATAGCTAACCCGTCGGAGTTGTATTCGGCAACAATTGGCACCGATTTGCTGAAATCGGCGGTAAAATTAAGCAACCACAACGACTGGGTAGCCAGTAAAATGCTCAGTTTTCCGGAAAAACGAACCTACAAAAATTCCAAAGGACAAACGGTTGAATACTGGATCATGAAACCAGCATCGATCGTGGCCGGGCAAAAATATCCGCTCCTGCTGAACATGCACGGCGGACCAACGGCCATGTGGGGTCCGGGCGAGTTTTCGATGTGGCACGAGCACCAGTTTTTCTGTTCGCAGGGCTATGGCGTTGTATACGCCAATCCGCGCGGATCAGGTGGTTATGGGCTGACTTTCCAGCAGGCCAATTATCAGGACTGGGGAACTGGTCCCACCGAAGACGTGCTGGCGGCGGCCACCGAGGCGGCCAAAGAAGCCTGGGTTGATACAAGTCGGCAGGTGATTACGGGCGGCTCGTATGCAGGTTATCTAACGGCCTGGATTGTAGGCCACGACAATCGATTTAAAGCAGCATTTGCGCAGCGGGGCGTATACGATCTGACGACGTTTTTGGGCGAAGGGAATGCCTGGCGGCTGGTTCCCAACTACTTTGGCGGCTATCCCTGGCAGAAAAACATTCAGGAAGTGATGGATGCCAACTCACCCTTTACCTTTGTCGAAAACATTCGGACGCCGCTGCTAATCAAACACGGTGAAAACGACTTGCGGACAGGCGTTATCCAGAGCGAAATGATGTACAAAAGCCTGAAAATTCTGGGTCGGGATGTGGAATACGTACGGATGCCCGGCGGCACGCATGAACTGAGCCGCACCGGTAATCCACGCCAGCGCATTGACCGGATGCTGCGGATTTATGAGTTTTTTGAGCGGTATATTGGCGCTAAAACAAAGTGA
- a CDS encoding molybdopterin-dependent oxidoreductase, whose product MENKIPENNPRKETDQDLTPDQQIRRRTLKAFAWFGLASLVPVGVWKWIKSRPREAGLPKPFRRFFTFNEQLDKAYFSPQHLAPTFPKSMAAKKVRVNGYDGLKKPIDLETWRLQVEQPTPNGPQKLALTLADLQTLPKQEIIFEFKCIEGWSQIQHWGGVRLIDFMTKYKLGTRNGTAPDLNQPDALYSYVGMKTPDNGYYVGIDMASALHPQTLLAYEMNGEPLTNPHGAPLRLLIPVKYGVKNLKRIGEIWFSDSPPRDFWAERGYDYHIGL is encoded by the coding sequence ATGGAAAATAAAATCCCCGAAAACAATCCCCGAAAAGAAACGGACCAGGATTTAACCCCGGATCAGCAAATTCGGCGCAGAACCCTGAAAGCATTTGCCTGGTTTGGACTGGCCAGTCTGGTACCCGTGGGCGTTTGGAAGTGGATTAAGAGCCGCCCCCGTGAAGCCGGTTTGCCGAAGCCTTTTCGGCGCTTTTTCACTTTTAACGAACAACTGGACAAAGCGTATTTTAGTCCGCAGCATTTAGCGCCAACTTTCCCCAAATCGATGGCGGCCAAAAAAGTACGAGTCAACGGCTACGACGGTCTGAAAAAACCAATCGATCTGGAAACCTGGCGGTTACAGGTTGAGCAGCCCACACCAAATGGGCCGCAAAAGCTAGCCCTAACGCTGGCTGATCTGCAAACCTTACCCAAACAGGAAATCATCTTTGAGTTTAAATGCATCGAAGGCTGGAGCCAGATTCAACATTGGGGCGGGGTACGGCTAATCGATTTTATGACCAAATACAAATTAGGAACCCGCAACGGAACCGCCCCCGACCTCAATCAACCGGATGCCCTGTATTCGTACGTGGGCATGAAAACGCCGGATAATGGGTATTATGTGGGCATCGATATGGCCAGTGCCCTGCATCCCCAAACACTTCTGGCCTACGAAATGAACGGCGAGCCACTGACCAACCCGCACGGAGCCCCGCTACGGCTGCTTATTCCCGTTAAATACGGCGTTAAAAATCTCAAACGCATCGGTGAAATCTGGTTTTCAGACAGTCCGCCCCGCGATTTCTGGGCGGAACGCGGCTATGATTATCACATTGGCTTGTAA